From a single Candidatus Binatia bacterium genomic region:
- the recF gene encoding DNA replication/repair protein RecF, producing MRIVSLRLAQFRNYESVELEPHPRLNLVVGPNAQGKTNLLEAIWVLGGARSPRASDPRAMIRFGHPQAVVEARLSLDATGAERDLRLDLRPGGRLFRINGKAITRHADVIGTLAALWFSPDEVDVVRGGPAHRRRFIDLILAQADPLYRAGLLRYVQVLRQRNGLLRAAVKGASASAALLAIWDEELAQSGAELVVGRLGLLRDLAPVASLVYQRMAGDGAPLEVAYQARYDIGPSGSPDAEAVREGLLRRLQALRVAERARGVTLAGPHRDDLVVRAGETDLRHYGSRGQQRMAAVALFVAAWEWMRARLGEAPVLLLDDVTSELDELRRRRLLTVLPAEAQTFITATEASLLEGAGPSPGAPGRTWRVSAGRLELVPGR from the coding sequence GTGAGGATCGTCTCGCTGCGGCTGGCGCAGTTTCGCAACTACGAGTCCGTGGAGCTCGAGCCGCACCCCCGTCTCAACCTCGTCGTCGGCCCCAACGCGCAGGGCAAGACCAACCTCCTCGAGGCCATCTGGGTGCTTGGAGGTGCCCGCTCCCCTCGAGCCAGCGACCCCCGGGCCATGATCCGGTTCGGCCACCCCCAGGCCGTGGTGGAGGCGCGGCTCTCCTTGGACGCCACGGGAGCCGAGCGCGATCTGCGCCTCGACTTGCGGCCGGGCGGCCGGCTTTTTCGCATCAACGGCAAGGCCATCACGCGCCATGCCGACGTGATCGGCACGCTGGCAGCGCTGTGGTTCTCGCCCGACGAGGTGGACGTGGTACGGGGCGGCCCGGCCCATCGCCGGCGCTTCATCGATCTGATCCTGGCGCAGGCCGATCCCCTCTACCGGGCGGGCCTGTTGCGCTACGTCCAGGTGCTGCGCCAGCGAAACGGGCTCTTGCGCGCGGCCGTCAAAGGGGCCTCGGCGTCGGCGGCCCTGCTGGCGATATGGGACGAGGAGCTTGCGCAGAGCGGGGCGGAGCTGGTGGTGGGCCGCCTGGGGCTGCTACGCGATCTGGCGCCCGTCGCCTCCCTCGTCTACCAGCGCATGGCGGGCGACGGTGCCCCCCTGGAGGTGGCCTACCAGGCACGCTACGACATCGGACCCTCGGGGTCACCCGACGCGGAGGCCGTCCGGGAGGGGCTGCTGCGACGGCTCCAGGCGCTACGGGTCGCGGAGCGGGCCCGGGGCGTGACGCTGGCGGGGCCCCACCGGGACGACCTCGTGGTGCGCGCGGGCGAGACCGATCTGCGTCACTACGGCTCCCGAGGGCAGCAGCGGATGGCGGCGGTGGCGCTGTTCGTGGCGGCGTGGGAGTGGATGCGGGCCCGGCTGGGGGAGGCGCCGGTGTTGCTGCTGGACGACGTCACCTCGGAGCTCGACGAGCTGCGCCGGCGTCGGCTCCTGACCGTCCTGCCCGCCGAGGCGCAGACCTTCATCACGGCTACCGAGGCGTCGCTGCTGGAGGGCGCGGGCCCCTCTCCCGGCGCTCCGGGCAGGACATGGAGGGTTTCGGCCGGTCGGCTGGAACTTGTTCCGGGCCGCTGA
- a CDS encoding RNA-binding S4 domain-containing protein: protein MAAVPVSIRVEPIELQQFLKLSGAARTGGEAKTLVARGLVKVNGLRELRRSRKLYPGDEVEVVGRGQFVVIARLG from the coding sequence GTGGCAGCCGTCCCTGTCAGCATCCGGGTCGAGCCCATCGAGCTGCAGCAGTTCCTCAAGCTGAGCGGGGCCGCTCGCACGGGCGGAGAGGCCAAGACGCTGGTGGCGCGCGGCCTGGTCAAGGTCAACGGCCTGAGGGAGTTGCGGCGCTCGCGAAAGCTCTACCCGGGTGACGAGGTGGAAGTGGTGGGCCGAGGGCAGTTCGTCGTCATCGCGCGGCTGGGCTGA
- the dnaN gene encoding DNA polymerase III subunit beta: MIVTCARERLATALALAERAAATGENLPVLGGVRLHAAGGRLELAATDLEMSVSAGVEALVEEPGERVVDARLFSALVRRLQGQDVGLRSGADGQVFEVRAGGSRFSLVSMAADEFPELPQLADGWRVQLPAGDLARAITQCRFASAVSDQRPVLSGVLLESEEGLLRLVATDSSRLAYREIPIAGLTPFGNAGLFSPRAILPARALEEMRRMCASVDPDIAVSLSLGERLAELEVTTARLTTRLIEGNFPPYRQVFLDDLPSRVRFRRPSLLDAVQRVALLSRRGPAVVQISVEEGQVLLRSAVADSGEGEERVEAYAEGPGFTVAYQARFLEEFLKAFDEEEVELELGDPARQGTFRIAGDPGYRYIVMPWRTG; encoded by the coding sequence ATGATCGTCACATGTGCTCGTGAGCGCCTCGCCACGGCCCTGGCCCTGGCCGAGCGGGCAGCCGCCACCGGCGAGAACCTGCCCGTGCTGGGGGGCGTCCGGCTCCACGCCGCCGGCGGGCGCCTGGAGCTGGCCGCCACCGACCTGGAGATGTCCGTCTCGGCAGGCGTGGAGGCCCTCGTCGAGGAGCCGGGGGAGAGGGTCGTGGATGCCCGGCTCTTCTCGGCCCTGGTGCGGCGGCTGCAGGGGCAGGACGTGGGCCTGCGGTCGGGCGCCGACGGCCAGGTGTTCGAGGTGAGAGCCGGGGGCTCGCGATTCTCCCTGGTCTCGATGGCGGCCGACGAGTTTCCGGAGCTACCGCAGCTGGCCGATGGTTGGCGGGTGCAACTGCCGGCAGGCGACCTGGCACGTGCCATCACGCAGTGTCGCTTCGCCAGCGCGGTCTCGGACCAGCGCCCCGTGCTGAGTGGCGTCTTGCTCGAGAGCGAAGAGGGGCTCCTGCGGCTGGTGGCCACCGACAGCTCACGGCTCGCCTACCGCGAGATCCCCATCGCCGGGCTCACGCCCTTCGGCAACGCGGGGCTCTTCTCCCCTCGTGCCATCTTGCCGGCCCGTGCGCTGGAGGAGATGCGGCGGATGTGCGCCTCGGTGGATCCCGACATCGCGGTGAGCCTCTCCCTGGGCGAGCGTCTGGCGGAGCTCGAGGTGACCACCGCTCGCCTCACCACCCGCCTCATCGAGGGCAACTTCCCGCCGTACCGGCAGGTCTTCCTGGACGACCTCCCGAGCCGGGTGCGGTTCCGGCGGCCCTCCTTGCTCGATGCGGTGCAGCGGGTCGCCCTCTTGAGCCGCCGTGGGCCCGCGGTCGTCCAGATCTCCGTGGAGGAGGGCCAGGTGCTCTTGCGCAGCGCTGTGGCCGACTCCGGCGAGGGAGAGGAGAGGGTCGAGGCGTACGCCGAGGGGCCGGGTTTCACCGTCGCCTACCAGGCCCGCTTCCTGGAAGAGTTTCTCAAGGCCTTCGACGAGGAGGAGGTAGAGCTGGAGCTGGGCGATCCTGCCCGCCAGGGCACCTTCCGGATCGCCGGCGATCCTGGATACCGCTATATAGTGATGCCGTGGCGCACGGGCTAA
- the dnaA gene encoding chromosomal replication initiator protein DnaA gives MRSWQHAQETLRESLGEGNFATWIKPLRMTVLEDGRASFEVPSKFFRDWVEQRYLDALRAALADETNPNPEVVFKINGGAQGELFASDGEPRKPTKRRERPTNAARIANLVPRYTFENFVVGPSNQLAYAAARAIANNPGEVYNPVFIYGATGVGKTHLVNAIGHFVLDKDPAAKVVYLSSEAFVNEMIAALRHHRMDEFKKRFRKVDVLIVDDVQFLAGRERTQEEFFHTFNTLYEAGRQIVLSSDRPPSEIPKLEERLRSRFAWGLLADIQPPDFETRLAILRKRCEADGLEMPDDVLRYVAEVIRSNIRVLEGALRKVATASRLAGTPPTLDLAIEALRDLAESQHRAVTIDRIQSVVSEHFGLTPAQLKGKSRARELALARQIAMFLCRELTQASLPHIGEQFGGRDHSTVLHAVDKVQSLARRDPAIADLLRHLRQRLTRP, from the coding sequence ATGAGGAGTTGGCAGCACGCGCAGGAAACGCTTCGCGAGTCGCTGGGGGAGGGGAACTTCGCGACCTGGATCAAGCCCTTGCGCATGACCGTGCTGGAGGATGGGCGCGCGTCGTTCGAGGTACCAAGTAAATTTTTTCGTGACTGGGTAGAACAGCGCTATCTCGATGCCTTGCGGGCGGCGCTCGCCGACGAGACGAACCCGAACCCGGAGGTCGTCTTCAAGATCAACGGCGGCGCGCAGGGCGAGCTCTTCGCGAGCGACGGCGAGCCGCGCAAGCCGACGAAGCGACGCGAGCGGCCGACCAACGCCGCGCGCATCGCGAACCTCGTCCCCCGCTACACGTTCGAGAACTTCGTCGTCGGCCCGAGCAATCAGCTCGCCTACGCGGCGGCGCGTGCGATCGCGAACAACCCAGGCGAGGTCTACAACCCGGTCTTCATCTACGGCGCGACCGGCGTCGGCAAGACACACCTCGTCAACGCGATCGGCCACTTCGTGCTCGACAAGGATCCCGCGGCGAAGGTGGTCTATCTCTCGAGCGAAGCGTTCGTCAACGAGATGATCGCCGCTCTGCGGCATCATCGCATGGACGAGTTCAAGAAGCGCTTCCGCAAGGTCGACGTGCTGATCGTCGACGACGTGCAGTTCCTCGCCGGTCGCGAGCGCACGCAGGAGGAGTTCTTCCACACCTTCAACACGCTTTACGAGGCGGGTCGCCAGATCGTCCTCTCCAGCGACCGGCCCCCGTCGGAGATCCCCAAGCTGGAGGAGCGCCTGCGCTCGCGCTTCGCCTGGGGCCTGCTGGCCGACATCCAGCCGCCCGACTTCGAGACGCGCCTGGCCATCCTGCGCAAGCGCTGCGAGGCGGACGGGCTCGAGATGCCCGACGACGTGCTGCGCTACGTCGCCGAGGTGATCCGCTCCAACATCCGGGTGCTCGAGGGGGCCCTGCGCAAGGTGGCCACGGCCTCGAGGCTCGCGGGCACGCCTCCGACCCTCGACCTGGCCATCGAGGCACTGCGGGACCTGGCCGAGTCGCAGCACCGTGCGGTCACCATCGACCGCATCCAGAGCGTCGTCAGCGAGCACTTCGGCCTCACCCCCGCCCAGCTCAAGGGCAAGAGCCGGGCCCGGGAGCTGGCCCTGGCTCGGCAGATCGCCATGTTCCTCTGCCGGGAACTGACCCAGGCCTCGCTCCCGCACATCGGCGAGCAGTTCGGCGGGCGCGACCACTCGACGGTGCTGCACGCGGTGGACAAGGTGCAGAGCCTGGCCCGCCGCGACCCAGCCATCGCCGATCTGCTGCGCCACCTGCGTCAGCGGCTCACGCGCCCTTGA
- the hemL gene encoding glutamate-1-semialdehyde 2,1-aminomutase, with translation MSTSELAARASHVIPGGVNSPVRAWKAVGGNPCFVERGAGAHLWDREGRRYIDLVCAWGPLIAGHAHPDVVRAVCDAAQRGTGFGAPTSIEVELAERIVDAFPSIDKVRLVTSGTEATMTAIRIARAATGRDRVIKFAGCYHGHSDHLLVRAGSGAATFGVPDSAGVPVAMSSLTSVAEYNDLEGVRTLLAAEPPVAAVIIEPIAANMGVVPPAPGFLEALREIVHEAGALLIFDEVITGFRVARGGAQELYGVAADLTCLGKVIGGGLPVGAVGGRAELMDLLAPQGPVYQAGTLAGNPVACSAGKATLDLLTPDAYRTLEERGAKLESGLREAIAESGVEACVQRVGSLLTLFFGAGPIRSFSDASRCDTARFARFFRAMIDESVYLPPSQFEAWFVSLAHGEAEIDHVVAAARRALRS, from the coding sequence GTGAGCACGTCAGAACTCGCCGCCCGCGCATCGCACGTCATTCCAGGTGGCGTAAACAGCCCAGTTCGCGCGTGGAAAGCCGTCGGAGGCAATCCCTGCTTCGTCGAACGCGGCGCGGGTGCACATCTCTGGGATCGCGAAGGGCGTCGTTACATCGATCTCGTGTGCGCGTGGGGACCGCTCATCGCTGGTCACGCGCATCCCGACGTCGTGCGCGCCGTGTGCGACGCTGCGCAACGCGGAACGGGTTTCGGTGCGCCGACGTCGATCGAGGTCGAGCTCGCTGAAAGAATCGTCGACGCGTTTCCGTCCATCGACAAGGTGCGCCTCGTCACTTCGGGAACCGAAGCGACGATGACGGCGATTCGCATCGCGCGCGCGGCGACGGGGCGTGACCGCGTGATCAAGTTCGCGGGCTGCTACCACGGCCACAGCGATCACCTTCTCGTGCGCGCGGGCTCGGGTGCTGCGACGTTCGGCGTACCGGACAGCGCCGGCGTTCCGGTCGCGATGTCGAGCCTGACGAGCGTCGCCGAGTACAACGACCTCGAAGGCGTGCGCACGCTGCTTGCTGCGGAGCCGCCGGTCGCCGCGGTGATCATCGAGCCGATCGCGGCGAACATGGGCGTTGTGCCGCCGGCGCCGGGTTTTCTCGAAGCGCTGCGCGAGATCGTGCACGAGGCCGGCGCGCTGCTGATCTTCGACGAGGTGATCACCGGCTTTCGCGTCGCGCGTGGCGGTGCGCAGGAACTCTACGGTGTCGCTGCCGACCTCACGTGCCTCGGCAAGGTGATCGGCGGCGGGCTTCCGGTCGGTGCGGTCGGCGGGCGCGCCGAGCTGATGGATCTGCTCGCGCCGCAGGGTCCCGTGTACCAGGCGGGAACGCTCGCCGGGAATCCGGTCGCGTGCAGCGCCGGCAAGGCGACGCTCGATCTGCTGACGCCGGACGCGTACCGCACGCTCGAGGAGCGCGGCGCGAAACTCGAGAGCGGTCTGCGCGAGGCGATCGCCGAGAGCGGCGTCGAGGCCTGCGTGCAGCGCGTCGGCTCGTTGCTGACGCTGTTCTTCGGCGCGGGACCGATCCGCAGCTTCAGTGACGCGTCACGCTGCGACACGGCGCGCTTTGCGCGCTTCTTCCGCGCCATGATCGACGAGTCCGTCTATTTGCCGCCGTCGCAGTTCGAGGCGTGGTTCGTGTCGCTCGCACACGGCGAGGCCGAGATCGACCACGTCGTCGCTGCGGCGCGTCGCGCGTTGCGTTCGTGA
- a CDS encoding AtpZ/AtpI family protein, with the protein MKPAEPPGNDKRRRQLAVQMTALGLEFSGAVIGGLAVGYYLDEWLGTEPWFMLLGTFGGLATAVVRLVTLTKRFQQIRDEQQQR; encoded by the coding sequence GTGAAGCCGGCCGAGCCGCCGGGCAACGACAAGCGCCGCCGTCAGCTGGCGGTCCAGATGACCGCGCTCGGCCTCGAGTTCTCGGGGGCCGTGATCGGTGGACTGGCGGTCGGCTACTACCTCGACGAATGGCTCGGCACCGAGCCGTGGTTCATGCTGCTCGGCACCTTCGGTGGACTCGCGACCGCCGTGGTGCGTCTCGTGACGCTCACCAAGCGCTTCCAGCAGATCCGCGATGAGCAGCAGCAGCGCTGA
- the atpB gene encoding F0F1 ATP synthase subunit A, whose translation MEHPVTWTGLIGIPHGDWEYFAIALLVMGILLVLALRARAALQQDSAVVPDDTLTARNVFELLVEAINNLSESVIGHDAQRYVPILSTFFIFILFSNFMGLLPGFTPPTSDFDITLALGVVSLLAFNYYGLKAQGLGYLKHFVGPIVALAPLMIILEVISVLLVRPASLGLRLFGNMFGDHLVLEIFTSLTKVGVPVAFYLLGTLVSIIQAFVFTLLSMIYIGLAVAHHDGDHAEHAHH comes from the coding sequence ATGGAACATCCGGTCACGTGGACAGGTCTCATCGGAATCCCGCACGGGGACTGGGAGTACTTCGCGATCGCGCTGCTCGTGATGGGCATCCTGCTCGTCCTCGCGCTGCGCGCGCGCGCAGCGCTCCAGCAGGACTCGGCCGTCGTTCCGGACGACACGCTCACCGCGCGGAACGTCTTCGAGCTGCTGGTCGAGGCGATCAACAACCTCTCCGAGAGCGTGATCGGGCACGACGCGCAGCGCTACGTGCCGATCCTCTCGACGTTCTTCATCTTCATCCTGTTCTCGAACTTCATGGGGCTTCTGCCGGGCTTCACGCCGCCGACGAGCGACTTCGACATCACGCTCGCGCTCGGCGTCGTGTCGCTGCTGGCGTTCAACTACTACGGCTTGAAGGCGCAGGGGCTGGGCTACCTGAAGCACTTCGTCGGGCCGATCGTGGCGCTCGCGCCGCTGATGATCATCCTCGAGGTGATCAGCGTGCTGCTCGTCCGACCGGCTTCGCTCGGCCTGCGTCTGTTCGGCAACATGTTCGGTGACCACCTGGTGCTCGAGATCTTCACGAGCCTGACCAAGGTCGGCGTGCCGGTCGCGTTCTACCTGCTCGGTACGCTGGTCTCGATCATCCAGGCGTTCGTCTTCACTCTGCTCAGCATGATCTACATCGGTCTCGCCGTCGCGCATCACGACGGCGACCACGCCGAGCACGCCCATCACTGA
- the atpE gene encoding ATP synthase F0 subunit C, which yields MQIVRIAFFTLLFAALGHGVALAQEAGAAAAGSASYIALAAGIAIAGAAIGAALGQGRAVAAAMESIGRNPNAADRIQTPMILGLAFIEALAIYALVIAFLLQGKI from the coding sequence ATGCAGATCGTGCGGATCGCATTCTTCACGCTGCTCTTCGCGGCGCTCGGGCACGGGGTCGCCCTTGCCCAGGAAGCCGGAGCGGCGGCCGCCGGCAGCGCGTCGTACATCGCGCTCGCGGCCGGTATCGCGATTGCCGGCGCTGCGATCGGTGCCGCGCTCGGCCAGGGCCGCGCCGTCGCTGCAGCGATGGAGTCGATCGGCCGCAACCCGAACGCGGCGGATCGCATCCAGACGCCGATGATTCTCGGTCTCGCCTTCATCGAGGCTCTGGCGATCTACGCGCTCGTGATCGCCTTCCTGCTGCAAGGCAAGATCTGA
- a CDS encoding ParB/RepB/Spo0J family partition protein, with amino-acid sequence MIGRRRTVFAAVPVAAIKPNPLQPRQHFDDASIDELAQSIRARGLLQPIIVRRDADGGYTLVAGERRLRAAERAGVGLVPAILSDDDLLEVALEENVQREDLSPLEEAEALAALAAERGLTHADLAEKIHKSRPYVSNTLTLTRLPPDIKQEYFADGAVVSREILISIARQEDPEKMRALWRRVRMEALSVRTFREREKEAKKPSPTAEVLRAARKLNRILQSLPDPLALPEQEARTLQRALRRTSRNVARVLAALSGDASAGASAAEDRSAQPTPLRRVAAAGEAPSIGRVAFASHPGRFRGSF; translated from the coding sequence GTGATCGGACGACGGCGCACGGTGTTCGCGGCCGTGCCGGTCGCGGCGATCAAGCCGAATCCGCTACAGCCTCGTCAGCACTTCGACGACGCGAGCATCGACGAGCTCGCGCAGTCGATCCGCGCACGCGGGCTCTTGCAGCCGATCATCGTGCGGCGCGACGCGGACGGCGGCTACACGCTGGTCGCGGGCGAGCGTCGCCTGCGAGCGGCGGAGCGTGCGGGCGTCGGTCTCGTGCCCGCGATCCTCAGCGACGACGATCTGCTCGAGGTCGCGCTCGAGGAGAACGTCCAGCGCGAGGATCTCTCTCCGCTCGAGGAGGCGGAAGCGCTCGCGGCGCTCGCCGCCGAGCGTGGTCTCACCCACGCCGACCTCGCGGAGAAGATCCACAAGAGCCGTCCCTACGTCTCGAACACGCTCACGCTCACCCGGCTCCCACCCGACATCAAGCAGGAGTACTTCGCGGACGGCGCCGTGGTGTCGCGCGAGATCCTGATCAGCATCGCGCGCCAGGAAGATCCCGAGAAGATGCGCGCGCTGTGGCGCCGGGTGCGGATGGAGGCGCTCTCGGTGCGCACCTTCCGCGAGCGCGAGAAGGAGGCGAAGAAGCCGTCGCCGACGGCCGAGGTGCTGCGGGCAGCGCGCAAGCTGAACCGCATCCTGCAGTCCCTGCCCGACCCGCTCGCGCTGCCCGAGCAGGAAGCACGCACCCTGCAGCGCGCCCTGCGGCGGACGTCGCGGAACGTCGCCCGGGTGCTCGCGGCTCTCTCGGGCGACGCGAGCGCCGGCGCGAGCGCCGCGGAGGACCGCAGCGCGCAGCCGACGCCGCTGCGCCGGGTCGCCGCCGCGGGCGAAGCGCCGTCCATTGGACGGGTCGCGTTCGCTTCCCACCCGGGGCGCTTTAGGGGATCCTTCTAG
- a CDS encoding alcohol dehydrogenase catalytic domain-containing protein: MQADTALVRVHLAGICSTDLQILRGYMGFRGTLGHEFVGEVVEGPAELAGRRVVGEINFACGRCADCRAGRKRHCPTRTVMGILGADGAFAELVRVPVENLHVVPDGLEDEGAVFVEPVAAALSAARASDALRGGRALVLGAGKLGLLIAQALAARGDDVQVMCRSERAHEVGRKLGLETLTREQAPRGYDLVVDATGDAAGLSIAIEHVRPLGTIVLKSTVAARYEIDLAPLVVNEVSLIGSRCGDFPPALAALAEGAIRVEPLVDAVLPLSRGVEGLERAGQPGALKILLDARG; the protein is encoded by the coding sequence GTGCAAGCCGACACCGCGCTGGTGCGCGTCCACCTCGCCGGCATCTGCTCGACCGACCTGCAGATCCTCCGCGGCTACATGGGTTTCCGCGGCACGCTCGGCCACGAGTTCGTCGGCGAGGTCGTGGAGGGTCCGGCGGAGCTCGCCGGGCGACGCGTCGTCGGTGAGATCAACTTCGCGTGCGGGCGTTGCGCCGATTGTCGAGCGGGCCGCAAGCGCCATTGCCCGACGCGCACCGTCATGGGGATCCTCGGTGCGGACGGCGCGTTCGCGGAGCTCGTCCGCGTGCCGGTCGAGAACCTGCACGTCGTCCCCGACGGGCTCGAGGACGAGGGCGCGGTGTTCGTCGAGCCGGTCGCGGCCGCGCTGTCTGCCGCGCGCGCGAGCGACGCTTTGCGCGGTGGTCGCGCGCTGGTGCTCGGCGCCGGCAAGCTCGGCCTGCTGATCGCGCAGGCGCTCGCCGCGCGCGGCGACGACGTCCAGGTCATGTGTCGAAGCGAGCGCGCGCACGAGGTCGGTCGCAAGCTCGGCCTCGAAACGCTCACGCGCGAGCAAGCCCCACGTGGCTACGACCTCGTGGTCGACGCGACCGGCGACGCAGCCGGACTCTCGATCGCGATCGAGCACGTGCGGCCGCTCGGCACGATCGTTCTCAAGTCTACCGTCGCCGCGCGCTACGAGATCGATCTCGCGCCGCTCGTCGTCAACGAGGTGTCGCTGATCGGCTCACGCTGCGGCGATTTCCCGCCGGCGCTCGCAGCGCTCGCGGAAGGTGCGATTCGCGTCGAGCCGCTCGTCGACGCCGTGCTACCGCTGTCGCGAGGGGTGGAAGGTCTCGAGCGCGCCGGGCAACCCGGCGCGCTCAAGATCCTGCTCGACGCTCGAGGCTGA
- a CDS encoding tetratricopeptide repeat protein, with protein MASSVGRGRRLARTLTCTACGAALLVTLLLAANAVTRAAEPTGTPASREALALCHQAQKASGKERDALLEQSLERADAAIAEKDDDALAHFARFCALGEQARAAGVSLSNLVKLWAIRDAIDRTLELAPDFPDALLGKGAFLMSVPRLLGGSPKEGERLVRRALEIEPDYVGARLVLAEALLEDDRKSEAREEASRALASAEAKNDPEGVADARRLLATIDAES; from the coding sequence TTGGCGTCGTCCGTCGGACGCGGACGACGTCTCGCGCGCACCCTCACGTGCACCGCGTGCGGCGCGGCGCTGCTGGTCACGCTGTTACTCGCAGCGAATGCCGTCACCCGGGCGGCCGAGCCGACCGGTACGCCCGCGTCGCGTGAGGCGCTCGCGCTCTGTCACCAAGCGCAGAAGGCCTCGGGCAAGGAGCGCGACGCGCTGCTCGAGCAGAGCCTCGAGCGCGCCGACGCCGCGATCGCCGAGAAGGACGACGACGCGCTCGCGCACTTTGCACGCTTCTGTGCGCTCGGCGAGCAGGCGCGCGCGGCCGGCGTCTCGCTCTCCAATCTGGTCAAGCTGTGGGCGATCCGCGACGCGATCGACCGGACGCTCGAGCTCGCACCCGACTTCCCCGACGCCCTGCTCGGCAAGGGCGCGTTCCTGATGTCGGTGCCGCGGCTGCTCGGCGGCAGCCCGAAGGAGGGCGAGCGGCTCGTGCGCCGCGCGCTCGAGATCGAGCCGGACTATGTCGGGGCGCGCCTCGTTCTCGCCGAGGCGCTGCTCGAGGACGACCGCAAGAGCGAGGCGCGCGAGGAGGCGAGCCGCGCGCTCGCCTCGGCCGAGGCGAAGAACGATCCCGAGGGCGTCGCCGACGCGCGACGGCTGCTCGCGACGATCGACGCGGAGAGCTGA
- a CDS encoding riboflavin synthase, with translation MFSGIVEAIGTVAALDHHGDDARLVIEGGLPASELTPGESICTSGVCLTVRERTAAGFVADLSGETLRRTSLGRLRPGDRVNLERSLRIGDRVSGHFVFGHVDGVGRITKLEPAGAGYVLRVDAGHDLAPFLVDKGSIAVDGISLTMCDVDATSFGVAIIPHTFEVTTLSCRRVGDLVNLEADMLARYARRAIETLRAAG, from the coding sequence GTGTTCTCGGGCATCGTCGAGGCCATCGGCACCGTGGCCGCGCTCGACCACCACGGTGACGACGCGCGGCTCGTGATCGAGGGCGGCCTCCCGGCGTCGGAGCTGACGCCCGGCGAGAGCATCTGCACGAGCGGCGTGTGCTTGACGGTGCGCGAGCGCACCGCTGCGGGCTTCGTCGCCGATCTGAGCGGCGAGACGCTGCGGCGCACGAGCCTCGGACGGCTGCGTCCCGGCGATCGCGTCAACCTCGAGCGCTCGCTGCGCATCGGCGACCGTGTGAGCGGCCACTTCGTCTTCGGCCACGTCGACGGCGTCGGACGCATCACGAAGCTCGAGCCGGCGGGCGCCGGCTACGTCCTGCGGGTCGACGCCGGGCACGATCTCGCGCCCTTCCTCGTCGACAAGGGGTCGATCGCGGTCGATGGCATCAGCCTCACGATGTGCGACGTCGACGCGACCTCGTTCGGCGTTGCGATCATCCCGCACACCTTCGAGGTGACGACGCTGTCCTGCCGGCGCGTCGGCGACCTGGTGAACCTCGAAGCCGACATGCTCGCGCGCTACGCGCGCCGCGCGATCGAGACGCTGCGCGCCGCGGGCTGA